The DNA region ACTTTGTAAAATTCGATGGcgtttcttttttctctcttgctTCTGCCTGGAAATTGCCTTTAACCATCTCTTAATTATtacttttctttaattaattacacCATTAATTGTGTTCAGTCAACGCATGCAAGTTTGGGTTTGTTTGTAGTTGCTGAACTATGGAATGTGATAAACTATGAAAATAGTTTAAGGTACCCAACAAGTAAGGTCTAAGATGTTGACACGTGGACTATCTGTCTTTCTAGAACTCTGGTTTCAGTCTATATGTTTATGATATGagtcataatatatattttttattattatttccttcTAGAAGAGATGCACATTTTTGTCCggtcattttcatatctttcaagCTCTAataactatgtcccacccaaggtttaatgaaattcACACCTTTAAGatcacaaaaattattttcGTTTTCCTATCATCTATCAAAATcacatacaaataataatgtaaacaaattacttttaatcttaaataccttattctttttttcttctatctGTTCATTTCaccttaaataaatttagaaattaatttttgtttgtgatATTCATTGTTACTCATTAGTAAAATAAAGAATCAATATAATCACACCAAATTGATATGATTCTAGTAAAAAAATTGTAtcgttaatataattttagttaaaatcacatcaaaccaatgtgattttaatatttgatgcaATTTTGGTAGAGAATTGCACCGATCATTGCGATTCTCAATATTATTGGCAATGAACTTTGTTGatgacaattaattataatatttttgtaattatttttaattaaaattacataaattagagataaaaatatataaaataaaattttgggaatAAACATTATTTAGTAGTTTGAGAGTGTTTTTATCATTgtaacaaatttaacatattttttaacaaattttataggtGGGTGagtattgaatttttcaaacctaagaggttatttaattaaaccttgggtgggaaatgatGATTCAGGAATCTTTTAACGTGAACTTTCCgtcttttctttatattaaattgGCGAGTCGATTAATGGACCCCGTGCAGCCAAAACAGCAAATCACTGCTAAAATTTTATCAGGTCGGAACAGGACAGGCACCGCCCAGATCTTCCCATTTAATTCCTTTCAGTCATGTAGAGAGAGCTTACGGGGGCAGTCATCAAACCAAAGTTCCTAATTCATCCAAACTTCTTCTTGGCTGAAAAAGATGGACGTGAAGAATGTTTTTGATGTTTCTTCTTATATTTTCGTCGAAGCAACTGGTGACTCAGAGGCTGATGTTGTTGTTGATCCTAACACTACCACCACAGTTTACCATAAAAATGACGATGCTGAATCATGTAACCACAATTTCTCTGGGTTCCCATTTGTTTCTTACATACATAATGGCTTTCAAGTTCAAGCTGTACATGTTGATGATGAAGTGGAGGAGGGAGAGGAGGTTCATAGTTACAAGACATGGTCGAATCAAGGACAAAACAGTCTTCCTGGAGACAAGAAATCGAAGGATTCATCTGAAAAAGGAATGAGTGAAATAGAGAAGAACAAGCTGTTCTGGGAAACATGTCTGGCATCGTAAGTCTGGCTTTTGTTTTCACTTggtttctttgtttatttttctcgTACTGGGATTGAGTTTTTTGGGTCGTTTTTAACATCATTTCAGTGGGTGTGGAGTTAGCTGGAGGGGCACGGAAACAgctttttaaataatgaaactGTACATATTTAATTTACTGACTATactcaatttttcatttctgAGTTTgcagttaattttatttatgggaTTAAATTGCAAGGAAGGAGAATTAACAGCagtaatatataaatacttaaaataagtatatatatatatatatgtatcataatataactgaatattattttatttttaatttaaaatcattgaatcataaaatgacatatataaatatatatatatatatatttatgtatttaaaataggtatatataattttattgaataaataaaaaataattatatatataatatataattgggaatataatattatacaattgaatttattttatttttattttattatataacaatatatcatcgatatacctaattatatataaaacaaataccCAATTTTTCTTAACGAGGAAGAACACGGAGACGTTAGATATAATTATagggaagagaaaaaagaaagaaagaaagcaagaGGAGGCAAGTGAAAGGTGCTCTTTGGATTCCAAAAATATAGTAATCCCAGCATTATTAGCGTGCGgaatattgaatataaaaatgtgAGCAAGAAGCTAATAGTGGTTCATCAATGGATTAAAATATTTGACTGAAACGTGCATCAGCATCTCTTTTAGTAAGCCCTTGAACTTTAAAGCCAGTCTTGTGAAAGTATGTCAACAGTTCTGATTCTAATTATAGAAAAGCTTAATAAATTAGATCCAAATACAATTGAGGCTTAGCTTATTCACTAGCACACAACTGTAATATGCATGACAAGGTCAAACTCCCTAAGAAATCATCCACAAATAGACTTCTGGAATACTAAATTCCGATCTTAAATAAGTCAGGGGATGAATTTCTTTTACAATCTAAAACACCAACATAGAAATAGTACATGTTCAGCCCCAAGCTGAGCCATGACTGACTCTCTCAATCATCCACCACAAGCAAACACACCCTACCCCAATTCAAGCAATCCCCCCTATTTTCAAGCAATGTCAATGTACAGATACAACCATCCGATTGAAGAGAGagcaagaaaaacaaaatgggCAATTTATCCTAGCCGTCAGAATGATATGACCGATTTATTGCACACACGTGATTGATGCTGACTCCACTAATTTCTCTACCATCTCCACATCCTTAGTGTTTTCATTGCCTTTTGATGGGCTCGTTTTGTTGGTTTTTTGTTCTACAGCAATCAAACTTGTCCTTGAGTCTTCTGCATCACTTGAACAAGAACTAGAGTTCTCATTTTTGCTATCAGTAAAAGATATACCAGACTCAGGAGTGAACCCAGAGAAATTTCTGGAACTTGCATACTCTCCCTGCAAATCACCCATTGGCTGCTTTAAGCAACCACCATTTGGGATATTTTTGTTCTCATCCAATTGCCTCAAGAAGCATTCTTCTATTTCACCCAGTGGCTcagtttcatcttcatctccacTACTGTGGCTGTAATGTGCATTATCATCATATTCTGATGTTGGCCCCCTCAATTCACAGCTGCTATTCATCTCTTGCTGACTATCATATTCCTCATCAGTTTCCCGATCAGATGAATGTGATGACATTGGCGAATATCCTCCAGTTTCTGTATCTTCACGTTCCCTCAGACTTTTGGTAATTAGGGTCTTGAGCAAGTTCATCACTTGAACAGCATGCATCAAAGCCGTCAATGGATCAGACATCTGGTCAAGAAGCAGAAACACTtagcaaaattttcaatttcattgtcTCATTAATTAAGATGAACATCTTGCATTTTTACATAGCTAAGATGAACATCTTGCAAAACTTCTTTTGTGGTATGACCTGTCATTTGAAAACAGGAAATACATTTTTACATAGCTAAGATAGACGAAAACTTATAACCTGTGTCATATTAGGAGCAAAAACCATGGCAATGTTTCTGGCATTCATTTTGTTGGATTCCTCTTCTTCCACAACATCAGCCATTAGCTCAACAGCCCAATTGAGCAATGCAGCCTCAGTTGGTCTCAATTGCTTCACAAGCTCAACAGATTCTTCTTCTGTGTTGCAATCAAGAACTTGTTCTGGTGATAGTCCATCCAGCACTCCTGATGGAAGTTCTCGGAACCAGGCCTTTATAAGGCCAGCCAGACAATGGACGTCAATATTGTCTGGCACAACGCCCCTGTTCAGCTGGTCTCTCACATGCTCCTCCTGACTATTCTCAGGGTTGATTCGGAAAATTCCCTCTGCCTACAAAGACACACAAAAATACGGTGACTAACTCAGTGCTCATTTTGCATAAACGTTATCTAATATGAAAAGTTAACATCAAGCACCTTAAGGCCTCCTTGTGAGTATAAACGTTCCTGCATCAGCAAGAGAATGGTTGGGACACTATTCCCCCTTGAATCAAAAGAGCATTGCATTGATTCCGCTGAGACGCCAAACACACTAGCACTGCAAAATATGATAGTCGAGAGACAAGACCATGAACAAGATGCCCGTTAAAAATAATGGACCATATGATGATTAATAATACCATTAAAACTAGCAGAACTACTGTGGACCTAAATTTCATTCTTTTCGCTACATAGAAAATGAATAATTGGGAAAGAGCAAAGCTGTTAATCTTGAATATGGGCTGTCTCGAACTCATCATAACAATGAGGTTGGGATTAAACTGTATCTTcttataaactaaatttgattaaataaaatacattgAGCAGAAGTTATACTTAGTCCCTATATTCAGCTGAAGTTTGCAGCAGCCAAAAGAAGGTTTAGGGCTTCGAAAACGGTGTATGATTAACCTCTCCAAGGTGTCTTATAGTTCAGAATCCAATCATCACGAGGTAGAAGAATCAAATTTCACCATGGAACTACATTACGACTCATTTAAAGGCATGTTTTTGTGCGTCCGTACATGCGAAGGAGAAGTTCAAATTTCAAACACTCCAAAGAATACACCAGCAAACAAGATTAAAAGAACCAAGACGTACACTAATTCAAAATTGAACaagaagcataaaaaataaCGAAAGAAGTACCTGGCACTTGGAACTTGACATGGAACTTCAACTTCGAACTCAACAGGAAGACCAAGAAAGCCATTGAAGGGATCAAAGGTGACGTGTGCTATGTGTTCTACATTGGTAGGCCACCCAATCTCCATATTATCAACCGTTGAGATAACATCTACATCTCTATCAAGATGGCAAGCCATCATAGACTTTTTCAGAGCCGCTATAAGAACTTCCGCCAATGAGAGCTGGTTCTGTTCTTCATAACGGCTTCTCGTTCCTTTGTTTCCtttaccaccaccaccaccaccaccaccaccgccaccaCATCCAACTCTCACCATTACCAGCCCTGTCATTCTTCAAGATCAATCTCCCTTTTGCAATAGTTGTTCGTTGGGTTTAAGCgagaaaagaatttaaatttcaggtTGAGTTAGTTTTATGGTTGGATTGGATTTATGTTGGGTGGGGTTTTCAAGTTTCAGACTTCGGAGTTTGTACTTCAAACGGCCACaagtttcaaattttctcaTGACTTTCACTTTATCAGCTCCGCTTTTCTTATTTAACCTTCTCTTTCCCGTTTATATCAAGAATGCCACTTTACAATATGACACTTGTGACTCCTCGCTGCTTTAAATCCCAATTTccattttaaattcataatataatataaataaattaataaattgtaatattattttctaacaAATTATTTACTGTTGAATTTTTTAACCTGTAGTGAAAAATGATTAATAACCGGAAATATAAGGACATAATcaaactttcttctttctaatAAATCCATAATTATGAAAAACTTGGTAATAAATATTAACCACACaataaatggtaaaaaattatgtagcttgttttaaattttgctcAGAAGTGAACATGACTATGTGGGGTTCAATTTAATTTGGTAGTTTGATGCCATAATTACAGTTTGgtgaatgaaataatgaataatttCCAATATAATGAtggaatcattttcatttcctttttgtatTCCCAACATATTTGTGTAAACGTTAGTTTGATGagagtagggctggattcgagccgagccgagctcggctcgcagccagctcgggctcggctcgcagccagctcgggctcggctcggctttttgagggccagctcgagtttggctcgagttcggctcgttttcagttcggctcggtaacggcttaactcggctcgttttttatatcaaaacgacaccgttttgtatatatataaaaatcaaaacgacgccgttttatataaaaaaaattttaaaaaaatataccgagccagctcgggctcggctcgagccgagctgagcccgactcgtttcgggctcgaaccgagccgagccgagctcgagcccgagctggctcggctcgaatccagccctagatgAGAGCCGCCTGGACTGGAGTGTTAATAATTcccataaattaattttctaataataataataataataattattattattattattattattattattttattttatttacactTGCAATTAACCAAATCttgtctaattttttatattcccCTCTTCTATTCCCAAAATAGCAAAGTCTCCCGGTCacttttacatataattatacaatttttatgtataaataataacatattattatataaataaataataaaaaataaaaataagataatatctaattacataataatatatcattatttatatataaatttatatatataattttatttatatatatgtcaaattttttatcaaaaaaattctatttaaattaaatattttttaaaaataaattaattatattaaataaataaaatttcaatattcttttattaatttataattattatacagaATAATTCAGGATTTATATCTTGATTGGACACTTGCGGTCTCAAACCTATTCCATTTTGATGAGGATAATATTTTGAAACTGAAGGGTAATATTGTCTTTCCAGTATAACAAGAATCAATGCCATGCTGAGAGCCTGCGTATTGTATTAAAAAACCGAGGCGAGCAGAGGGAGCAGCCCAGACTGAATGATTTCGATCctcaatataatattaaaaaaataaaatcgtagACAGTAAGCATACGTTCGTTGTGGGAGACAAAAGACAAGAACATGGATCGCCGTATGGGTCCCATGGTCCCACGAAAAATCCACAACGGGACTACAGCGTACCATCCAATATTCCAATCCAATGGGGGTTCTCCCTCCAAAAAGCcactatttgaatttgaattactaGTTGTGACTGTGGTAAACAGAGATTAATTTGATAGTTACCACcctaggtttttctttttcctgcCAGACTCAGACATAGTgctattgattttattttattttatttatttgttttaaatctataaaaaagaaatttaataattttttttttaaatttttcttctctatttgtTTCTACTTTTCATCAtgtaagttaattttatttgttcaaatCGTGAAATGCAAATATGTGATTAATGTTTGAAGGGATTTCAAgatcaaaaattgaaagaatttcaatttgaaaGTTCAAGAGGCAGTTGAACAATCAAAAGTAAAAATActcaaaatatttcatatataaaaaaaactgttGTCATAGAAgagtttataaattattcaagcgaatatagaaaattatgttaattttattttgtatttgagaGTTGGGTTTGGTTCCACGAATGTAGGCTTATGTTGAATCTTAGCAGTAAAAAAATGTTGTGTTAATGctactttttttatttacctTGATTTAGTAGAATGTATTGTTTGATTGCTGAGAGAGACAAATtttcaactcaattttaaataagtaaCAAAAAGCTGATGAAGAATTTGAGTGGCATGTGAATCTAGTGCAATGCAAGAGATTTCGAGTAGAATCAATTACATTTCTTTAATAAAGACAGTTAGATTGAGATCGAAGTTAAAGACgagtttgttttgttaatgtGTAATTGTCTTTAGTTTTAACAGTGTTTGTCAAAGAGGtaatcaaaagaagaaattctacaaaaaAACCTATGGTCTTGCTGAAGACATTGTTAGAGATATGACTTGAAATATGTTCAAGTTTGCCGGCCAAACTTCTCAGATTGCATTTTCACGACCACctgtaatttcattttctattgcaCATGAGGGATGCCTCAATTTTGTTAAACCCAACGACAAGCTAAGCAATGCGTTCTACAATTTCATAGGAAAAGGGTTAAAAGGAGATAAAGACCCTTCACTGGACCCAGCCTATGTGGAATTCTTGAACACCAAATGTCTGAACCTTAGCGACACAACAACCACAGTCCACATGGACCCTGAAAATTCCCTAGATTTTGATACTCATTACTATGTTAGTCTTAAACAGAACAAGGGTCTCTTCCAATCCGATGTCGCCCTTTTAACAGATAAGGGTGCAACAAATATAATTTCCAAGTTCTTCATTGAGTTGCGCAATTGATGAAGCGAATGGGTGCTATGGGGGTTCTTCTCGGCACCAATggggagagaaaaaaaaaaaaaggtctagTGGTGTTAATTGATTATCTATGTCATTACTGTGATTGATTGGTGAGTTTTAGGTTTTAGGGATTTCATAATTGATTGCATATATCTGTAAGCCGGTTATCATTCATAGTGATTGTAAATGTTAAGAATAAGGCAAAGaaatatttttcacccaaattatGATGTACTAACAAAACTTCATCCTTAAATTTATAAAGTCCATTTATACACCCATCATCTGCTTTTGTTAAAGAATTTTGTTACGTACAAAGGCATAAAGGTAATTTTGTATTGATTCTCATATGTTGgttaaaaatatcattgaaaACCACTTTAAGaggttttaaattatttggtttaataattataagactaattattaaattttagattttatcaatttgatatGTTCAGTTAAATctcaatacaaattaattcgtttgaaaaaaaaaaatctttaaaaaatctGTAAAAGCCTAAATCAACAAGGAGTCCATCAACTAATAGAACTAGGACTCTGAGTCCATTATCAAAACGATCCGTTTCATAACGATATGCACTGAAGACTCCTCGGTTAATGTGAATCTGAATCCTTAGTTGAATGGGACGAGTTTTTCTTACTTACACAACAAAAAAATCTGAATCCGAAAAGGTCATCTATAATTCATCTTTACCTTCTTCCAGTCTTTATTCCCAAGAAATCCCGAAGCTGCAGAGGCTTCTCTCACAAAATTCCGACAATTCACTCTAGGTACTTGCTCTCTGTAAATTATTAAATTCCCACTCAAATTTCAATCTGAATACATCTAACTCTCGACTAAACATGCTGCTTCGCATCCGCAGCAGAGATGGCCTTGAACGCGTCACAATCGACGGCGCAAACATCACAGTATCACAGCTCAAAACCACAATCCAATCCCAGCTCCAAATCCCTGTTCAAAATCAAACACTTTCGACTAACCAAAACCTATTGTTAGCGAAATCACCGTCCGATCTCCAGAAATTCGCTGATATGTCCAACCCAGACACACCGTTATCTTCTCTAAATATCTCCCACGgctcaattatttttttgtcttatgAAGGAGAACGCAGCATCAAGGGCCCTACGTTCCACCCGGCTGGATCTTTCGGCCGCAAGATGACCATGGACGACCTGATTGCGAAACAGATGCGAGTCACGCGGCAGGAAAATCCGCATTGTGAATCTGTCTCTTTCGACCGCGATTGCGCCGATGCTTTTCAGCATTACGTTAACGAATCACTGGCGTTCGCGGTCAAACGCGGGGGATTCATGTACGGAACGGTGTCGGAAGATAAAAAGGTGGAGGTGAATTTCATCTATGAGCCGCCACAGCAGGGTACGGAGGAGGTGCTTTATATGTTACGTGATCCGGAGGAGGAGAAGTTGGTGGATGGGATTGCTGCTGGATTAGGAATGAAGAAAGTAGGATTTATTTTCACACAAACGATAATGCAGAATAAAAAGGATTACACTTTATCGAACAGGGACGTTTTGCAGGCGGTTGAGTATCACGCGGAAAGCGATATGGAGGAGTGGGTAACGGCAGTGGTTAAGTTGGAGGTGAATGAGGATGGAACTGCAGCAATTCATTTTGAAGCGTTTCAAATGAGTGATATGTGCGTTAGGTTGTTTAAGGAGGGATGGTTTGAGACTGAGATTTCGGAAGGTGATGATCCCAAATTATCGAAGATGAAGAAGGATGTGGTTGTTGGAGTGAAAGATGTTAAGGAGGTTGATAATGATTTTTTCTTGGTGgttgttaaaattttggatCACCAGGTgcatttttctttcattgaatTACTCTTAACTTGCTGATTAAAGATATTAGATTGTGTATTACTTAACTAATAACTTATATGTGCACGTTATATGTTagggtagtttttttttttatatagatagCAAGGGAAATAGAAGAATTGAAACTTGAGATTAAGTTAGGGTCATATGTGGTGTGTTAATCTTCTCTTGGAATGCTTTGGACTAAGCACTGTCagctttgtaatttttttagcatggctttttttttttttttttacctgagAGTTTTGAGTCATTGTTCTAACCTTGGTTGCTCTGACATGTTGCTCGTGAATCTTTCTTTCCTATGAAGTTGTGATATGTTGTTCATTTGAGTCCACTTAGGTTTTATTTGAGTCGTAGTTTCAGTTATATATTGTTTCTCTGTGGAACATGGTTGTTCAATAAATGAATTGGCATCTAAAGTTCGAATGTTTTGTTGTTCCCTTTCTCTTATGAGTTAAGACAGGAACCGAGAGTTGACATTTCATTTAGTCTTCAACATTTAATCAGCAACTTTTGGTGTAATGGCGATTTAACATTGATAGGCATCTGTAAATTAGTGACTGACTATCCGATCTGAAAGATTAGAGCAAGCTTCACTAATATCTTAAATCTATCTTTAGGCAAACTATTATACAGTCTAAACTCTAAAGTgtaatgttatttttgttttccaGTTAATGGATATCTTGACTTCAATTATGCATTAGTGTGACGTAGGCTTAATAGGAATAAGCATTATAATAGAGATGGTATTCTCTACCCCAGGTTGGCTACAAAGTCAGGTGTTCCCTTAGTGGAGAAACCTAGTGTGACACTATATATGAGGTTCTAAGCCTTCCTTAGGTTTAGGTTAGGGTCGCTTCTcaggtaaaattttattattatttctagaGTAATTTGAAGAGCCTCTggtttaatatttattgttgatttatgtatttatagaGCCCTGGCTTGCATGAGTGGTTACTTAGTTTCTGTAGAGATGGAACTGGTTCTTTTTGATGTTGCAAACTGAAATGTTGTAATTTGACACATCCTGTTGCCATTgtaattaccttttttttggTACAGGGCCCTCTTTCATGTACTTTTCCCATTGAGAACCGGAACACCCGAGTAACAATGAGGGCACTTAAGAATCATCTGGACCGGTCACCGAATATCCCTTTAGTCAAGCGAATTTCAGATTTCCATTTATTGCTGTTTTTGGCAAGGTTTCTTGACCTAAATTCTGATGTCCCTGCATTGACACGATGTGTGCTGACACAGACAGCAGTACCAGAAGGTTATAAGCTCCTAATTAACTCAATGGCTGAAACTGCATGATATCAGATTGCGATTTGGCATTCTCAGCTGTGTGCAGTTGGCTGTGGGAGcaatttttattgctttttaaCACCATGGGTGAAGGCCTCTGAGTCTCATTGAAGTTACAAAATGGTTATGTGCAGTTGTGCACCAGCACTTTGACCTTGTGCTATAAATAGTCAATAGGTCTTCTGTTCACTTCTTGCTGAAACAAGGCTGTGTTTATAATTACATGTATTTCAGTACTCTAGGCATCTGGAATCACTGGCTTTGCATATTAGTAGGTAAATTATATGGCATATTTTATTGCTTCCATGCTTCATTGCATTTTCAGAccaataaaaatacatcatttttaCAGATTTGAAAAGTGTTTTAGGAAATTATATAGGCATCTGGAGTCATCGATTCATGGCCAAAGTTTAGTAGCCGAAGATGTaggaaaaaaatacaaactcgagggagaaatgtaactttttaaaatttactcttgagataaaattattaaaattttaaactaagaagaggaaataatattaatttttatattttttaatattattaattaaatacttattttatctatataactaattaattatgttaattttaataattgattcgtaaatat from Mangifera indica cultivar Alphonso chromosome 8, CATAS_Mindica_2.1, whole genome shotgun sequence includes:
- the LOC123224446 gene encoding uncharacterized protein LOC123224446 → MDVKNVFDVSSYIFVEATGDSEADVVVDPNTTTTVYHKNDDAESCNHNFSGFPFVSYIHNGFQVQAVHVDDEVEEGEEVHSYKTWSNQGQNSLPGDKKSKDSSEKGMSEIEKNKLFWETCLASGCGVSWRGTETAF
- the LOC123224447 gene encoding rho GTPase-activating protein 2-like, whose translation is MTGLVMVRVGCGGGGGGGGGGGKGNKGTRSRYEEQNQLSLAEVLIAALKKSMMACHLDRDVDVISTVDNMEIGWPTNVEHIAHVTFDPFNGFLGLPVEFEVEVPCQVPSASASVFGVSAESMQCSFDSRGNSVPTILLLMQERLYSQGGLKAEGIFRINPENSQEEHVRDQLNRGVVPDNIDVHCLAGLIKAWFRELPSGVLDGLSPEQVLDCNTEEESVELVKQLRPTEAALLNWAVELMADVVEEEESNKMNARNIAMVFAPNMTQMSDPLTALMHAVQVMNLLKTLITKSLREREDTETGGYSPMSSHSSDRETDEEYDSQQEMNSSCELRGPTSEYDDNAHYSHSSGDEDETEPLGEIEECFLRQLDENKNIPNGGCLKQPMGDLQGEYASSRNFSGFTPESGISFTDSKNENSSSCSSDAEDSRTSLIAVEQKTNKTSPSKGNENTKDVEMVEKLVESASITCVQ
- the LOC123224448 gene encoding NPL4-like protein 1, with the protein product MLLRIRSRDGLERVTIDGANITVSQLKTTIQSQLQIPVQNQTLSTNQNLLLAKSPSDLQKFADMSNPDTPLSSLNISHGSIIFLSYEGERSIKGPTFHPAGSFGRKMTMDDLIAKQMRVTRQENPHCESVSFDRDCADAFQHYVNESLAFAVKRGGFMYGTVSEDKKVEVNFIYEPPQQGTEEVLYMLRDPEEEKLVDGIAAGLGMKKVGFIFTQTIMQNKKDYTLSNRDVLQAVEYHAESDMEEWVTAVVKLEVNEDGTAAIHFEAFQMSDMCVRLFKEGWFETEISEGDDPKLSKMKKDVVVGVKDVKEVDNDFFLVVVKILDHQGPLSCTFPIENRNTRVTMRALKNHLDRSPNIPLVKRISDFHLLLFLARFLDLNSDVPALTRCVLTQTAVPEGYKLLINSMAETA